A section of the Trichocoleus sp. genome encodes:
- the apcD gene encoding allophycocyanin subunit alpha-B — protein sequence MSVVTQVILNADEELRYPSSGELNSIKTFLKTGAQRTRIAETLANNEKKIVQEASKQLWKKRPDFIAPGGNAYGDKQRALCLRDYGWYLRLITYGVLAGDKDPIEKIGLIGVREMYNSLGVPVPGMVESIRCLKQASLALLSAEDAAEAAPYFDYIIQSMS from the coding sequence ATGAGTGTAGTTACCCAAGTCATTCTCAACGCTGACGAAGAACTTCGCTACCCTAGCAGTGGCGAACTTAATAGTATCAAAACATTTTTAAAAACTGGTGCACAGCGGACGCGCATTGCAGAAACGCTCGCTAACAACGAAAAGAAAATCGTTCAAGAAGCCAGTAAACAGCTCTGGAAAAAGCGCCCTGACTTTATTGCTCCTGGCGGCAATGCCTATGGTGATAAGCAACGCGCCCTCTGTCTGCGCGACTATGGCTGGTATCTCCGCCTGATTACCTATGGGGTGCTGGCAGGCGACAAAGACCCGATCGAAAAAATTGGCTTGATTGGAGTACGCGAGATGTACAATTCGCTCGGTGTTCCTGTTCCGGGCATGGTGGAGTCGATCCGCTGCCTCAAGCAAGCTTCTCTAGCGCTCCTGAGTGCAGAAGATGCAGCAGAAGCCGCTCCTTACTTCGACTACATCATTCAGTCCATGTCTTAG
- a CDS encoding DEAD/DEAH box helicase — protein MQAEQPQPLQPPILRPYQKQIIKDLYVKLGQGHRRVAIIAGTGAGKTVIGGKICADTAARGLKLMFLVHLDVLVGQTYRKMQAFGLHCGFIKAGWREDPTAPIQIASVQTMEKRSWWREFPANVVFFDEGHTTVFSQIGQEIIYTTHPKAVHLAMTATPYRLGREQLGDHMETFVSTPVPSQLQQMGYLAAMEYYGVSLDSQIDLQDVRTVAGDFDERDLKNACDRPELVQRIIEEWQRLTPGKRTIAFCVDVEHARHVAAAFQAAGTPAAVVDGSTPIKQRQRLYAKLASGELLVLTSCNVISIGFDEPSVEVGLLLRPTQSRALHQQQIGRVMRISPGTGKTVGIILDQAGNLQRLGFPEDIKTYHLPNSREPGEAEAAPTKQCPDCNRLVWGFVMQCPGCGHAWESEPQIHMDELVEVHSEELLRQIELRKQLEFFREQRRKGYLEGAAPNWAKHVFYQQYGYMPEASWCFGSIFGNSPTLQEMIAYRNYLARFVQQSGKTLVWAIEEFQQEFGEDSWQEVTL, from the coding sequence ATGCAAGCAGAACAGCCTCAGCCTTTACAGCCACCCATCCTGCGCCCCTATCAAAAACAGATCATCAAAGACCTTTATGTGAAACTCGGGCAGGGACATCGGCGCGTCGCCATTATCGCCGGAACCGGAGCCGGAAAAACCGTCATTGGTGGCAAAATTTGTGCAGATACAGCAGCACGCGGACTCAAGCTGATGTTCCTGGTGCATCTAGATGTACTCGTGGGGCAGACCTATCGCAAAATGCAGGCGTTCGGCTTGCACTGTGGCTTTATTAAAGCGGGCTGGCGTGAAGATCCGACGGCTCCAATTCAGATCGCCAGTGTTCAAACAATGGAAAAGCGATCGTGGTGGCGTGAATTTCCAGCCAATGTCGTGTTCTTTGACGAAGGGCATACCACTGTCTTTAGCCAAATTGGGCAAGAAATTATCTATACAACGCATCCTAAAGCGGTTCATTTGGCAATGACAGCAACGCCTTACCGTCTGGGACGAGAGCAACTGGGCGATCATATGGAAACCTTTGTCTCGACACCTGTTCCCTCACAACTGCAACAGATGGGCTATCTGGCTGCAATGGAGTATTACGGCGTTTCGCTCGATTCCCAAATTGACCTACAGGATGTACGAACGGTTGCCGGAGACTTTGATGAACGGGATTTGAAAAACGCCTGCGATCGTCCTGAACTAGTCCAGCGGATTATTGAAGAATGGCAGCGGCTCACGCCAGGAAAACGCACGATCGCTTTTTGTGTGGATGTGGAACATGCGCGGCACGTTGCGGCAGCCTTTCAAGCAGCAGGGACTCCGGCAGCGGTTGTGGATGGCAGTACACCAATCAAGCAGCGACAGCGACTCTATGCCAAATTAGCATCGGGTGAACTGCTGGTTCTCACCTCTTGCAATGTGATTAGCATTGGATTTGATGAACCGAGTGTTGAGGTTGGGTTACTGTTGCGCCCCACTCAGTCTCGCGCTTTGCATCAGCAGCAAATTGGACGTGTCATGCGAATTTCCCCCGGAACCGGAAAAACGGTGGGCATCATTCTTGATCAGGCAGGCAATTTACAGCGATTGGGATTTCCAGAAGATATTAAGACCTATCATTTGCCCAATAGCCGCGAACCGGGAGAAGCAGAAGCAGCACCCACAAAACAATGCCCTGACTGTAATCGCTTGGTCTGGGGATTCGTCATGCAATGTCCGGGCTGTGGTCATGCCTGGGAATCGGAGCCACAAATCCACATGGATGAACTGGTGGAAGTTCATAGCGAGGAACTGCTGCGGCAAATTGAACTGCGAAAACAGCTTGAGTTTTTCCGCGAACAGCGACGCAAGGGCTATTTAGAAGGGGCGGCTCCCAATTGGGCAAAGCACGTTTTCTATCAGCAATATGGCTATATGCCGGAAGCCTCCTGGTGTTTTGGTTCCATTTTTGGCAATAGCCCGACTTTGCAAGAGATGATCGCTTATCGCAACTATCTAGCCAGGTTCGTGCAACAGAGCGGCAAAACGCTTGTCTGGGCGATCGAAGAATTTCAGCAGGAGTTTGGCGAGGATAGCTGGCAGGAAGTTACGCTGTAA
- a CDS encoding rhodanese-related sulfurtransferase, with amino-acid sequence MYCWLFMPHPFMTLVVAAFYKFVKLPDYAEKQLPLLDFCKAQGIRGTILLAAEGINGTIGGSRQGIDAVLAFLRDDPRLADLAPKESTADEPPFDRLKVRLKREIVTLGIPEADPTEQVGTYVEPQHWNDLITDPEVLVVDTRNQYEYSIGTFKGAQNPQTGSFRQFPDYVKTHLDPTTHKKVALFCTGGIRCEKATSLMLAQGFEEVYHLKGGILKYLEEVPPEESLWEGECFVFDQRVAVQQGLEPGTHEMCLSCGHPISDEDKASPNYEAGISCPHCADRLTPEKRARQEAKRQQAKLTKTSQRLKT; translated from the coding sequence ATGTACTGTTGGTTGTTCATGCCGCATCCGTTTATGACTCTGGTTGTCGCTGCTTTCTACAAGTTTGTTAAACTGCCCGATTATGCCGAAAAGCAACTGCCATTGCTCGATTTCTGCAAAGCGCAAGGCATCCGAGGCACGATCTTACTGGCAGCCGAAGGCATTAACGGCACGATCGGTGGATCGCGGCAGGGCATTGATGCAGTTCTGGCATTCTTGCGAGATGATCCACGGTTAGCAGATTTAGCACCCAAAGAATCAACAGCAGATGAACCCCCGTTCGATCGATTGAAGGTGCGGCTGAAGCGAGAAATTGTGACGCTTGGCATTCCGGAAGCTGACCCCACAGAGCAAGTTGGAACTTACGTTGAGCCGCAGCACTGGAATGACCTCATCACCGATCCAGAAGTGCTTGTGGTGGATACGCGCAACCAGTATGAATACAGCATTGGCACATTCAAAGGAGCGCAAAACCCGCAGACTGGCTCGTTTCGGCAGTTTCCAGACTATGTGAAAACACACCTCGACCCCACAACTCACAAGAAAGTGGCGCTGTTCTGCACAGGTGGAATTCGCTGCGAAAAAGCGACCTCGTTGATGCTGGCACAGGGCTTCGAGGAGGTTTATCATCTCAAGGGCGGCATTCTTAAATATTTAGAAGAAGTCCCACCGGAAGAAAGCCTCTGGGAAGGCGAATGTTTTGTGTTTGATCAGCGTGTCGCCGTTCAACAAGGCTTGGAACCGGGGACGCATGAGATGTGCTTGAGCTGTGGACATCCTATTTCTGACGAAGATAAAGCCTCTCCCAACTATGAAGCCGGAATTTCTTGCCCTCACTGCGCCGATCGGCTCACTCCTGAAAAGCGTGCCCGTCAGGAAGCAAAACGCCAGCAGGCTAAACTGACTAAAACCAGCCAAAGGTTAAAGACCTGA
- a CDS encoding NAD(P)-dependent oxidoreductase, whose translation MQKLLITGASGFLGWHLCQLAQQNWEVYGTYHNQPATLPGATLLPIDLTDSASVRSLFQTLQPDAVIHAAAISSPNLCQSDPERSHRMNVIASLELAERCEAAQIPCVFTSSELVFDGLNPPYKESDPVCPINLYGEQKAAAEAGMLDRCSRMLVCRMPLMFGVAPAPSFLQPFIQQLRSGQPLNLFIDEFRTPVSGGDAAAGILLMMQRRGLIHLGGKERMSRYEFGCLLAEALQLPNANLNPCRQADVPMSAPRAPDVSMDSTLAFSLGYRPAAVRDELHRLLNPT comes from the coding sequence ATGCAAAAATTGCTCATTACTGGGGCGAGTGGCTTTCTCGGATGGCATCTTTGCCAGTTGGCACAGCAAAACTGGGAAGTTTACGGCACCTATCACAATCAGCCCGCTACCCTTCCTGGGGCAACACTGCTGCCGATCGATTTAACTGATTCTGCATCTGTCCGATCACTCTTTCAAACCCTACAACCTGATGCTGTTATCCATGCGGCAGCCATTTCGAGTCCAAATCTTTGCCAAAGTGACCCAGAACGATCGCACCGAATGAATGTGATTGCTTCGCTGGAACTGGCGGAACGCTGTGAAGCCGCCCAAATTCCCTGTGTGTTCACCTCTTCAGAACTGGTATTTGATGGATTGAATCCACCTTACAAAGAGAGCGATCCGGTTTGTCCCATTAATCTGTATGGCGAACAGAAAGCAGCCGCAGAAGCCGGAATGCTCGATCGCTGCTCTAGAATGCTCGTTTGCCGAATGCCATTAATGTTTGGCGTTGCGCCTGCACCAAGTTTTCTTCAGCCGTTTATCCAACAGTTGCGATCGGGTCAGCCGCTCAACCTCTTTATTGATGAGTTTCGGACTCCGGTTAGCGGTGGAGATGCAGCCGCAGGCATTTTGTTGATGATGCAAAGACGCGGCCTGATTCATCTGGGCGGCAAAGAGCGGATGTCTCGTTACGAATTTGGTTGTCTGTTAGCAGAAGCTTTGCAACTCCCCAATGCCAACCTCAATCCTTGTCGGCAGGCCGATGTACCAATGTCTGCACCACGCGCCCCCGATGTCTCAATGGATAGCACGCTTGCCTTTAGCCTGGGCTATCGTCCTGCTGCCGTACGTGATGAACTACACCGTCTGTTGAATCCTACCTGA
- a CDS encoding SH3 domain-containing protein yields MTASLMAAPPIALLPTPSCSVLKLLLTATISSVLVTACATDSSYPEGSAPLPDSASSGLASPTATAASPTASEFTFPQANCSDRTTSDSTTWYPVIIKGADLERIRSNYCGDAISTIQAISGTPAVQVATFTNYDKAVRFAKTVGGEVEGRPIDRIAQSSPSPTNPNSTTSPTNPNSTSSPTNLSPTPNAASSSPSPVEGNKSAMLATREAGSPINIRTSASTSAPVQDVGYSGDAIQIQSSTQGEDGYVWYNVRSASGITGWVRGDLISNSPAANQSTTNAEQSTPEPLSPSPALTTNQPSPNPGTSDRSTVLTASESGSSINVREAASTEAQVQSTAYAGDPIRVVGQTQGTDGYVWYNVQFNSGTTGWVRGDFVKN; encoded by the coding sequence GTGACCGCTTCGCTTATGGCTGCTCCACCGATCGCTCTACTGCCGACTCCCTCATGTTCTGTCCTGAAGCTCCTGCTGACCGCTACAATCAGCAGCGTTTTGGTCACTGCTTGTGCCACAGACTCCAGTTATCCTGAAGGGTCTGCGCCTCTACCTGATAGTGCTTCATCTGGTTTAGCTTCTCCCACTGCTACGGCAGCCTCTCCTACGGCTTCTGAATTTACATTCCCGCAAGCCAACTGTAGCGATCGAACCACCAGTGACAGTACAACCTGGTACCCGGTCATCATCAAAGGTGCAGATTTAGAGCGAATTCGCAGCAATTACTGTGGGGATGCCATCAGTACCATTCAGGCAATCAGCGGTACGCCAGCCGTTCAGGTTGCAACGTTTACAAACTACGATAAAGCAGTTCGGTTTGCCAAAACAGTGGGCGGAGAAGTAGAAGGACGACCGATCGATCGGATTGCTCAATCAAGTCCCAGCCCGACCAATCCCAATTCAACTACTAGCCCAACCAATCCCAATTCAACTTCCAGCCCAACCAATCTCAGCCCAACGCCTAATGCTGCAAGCAGCAGCCCATCTCCGGTTGAAGGCAACAAATCAGCGATGCTTGCCACCCGCGAAGCAGGCTCTCCGATTAACATTCGCACCAGTGCCAGCACTTCGGCACCCGTTCAAGATGTTGGCTATTCTGGGGATGCAATTCAGATTCAAAGCAGTACACAAGGGGAAGATGGCTACGTTTGGTACAACGTGCGATCGGCTTCAGGCATCACAGGTTGGGTCCGTGGGGATTTGATTAGCAATTCTCCGGCAGCCAATCAATCGACCACAAATGCTGAGCAATCGACCCCTGAACCGCTTTCTCCCAGCCCAGCCCTGACAACCAACCAACCTTCACCTAACCCAGGAACCAGCGATCGATCGACGGTTTTAACTGCAAGTGAGTCAGGCTCCTCAATCAATGTTCGCGAAGCTGCCAGCACTGAAGCTCAGGTTCAATCAACGGCTTACGCAGGTGATCCCATTCGGGTCGTCGGACAGACCCAGGGAACAGACGGCTATGTTTGGTACAACGTGCAGTTTAATTCGGGGACAACGGGTTGGGTTCGGGGGGACTTTGTCAAAAATTAA
- the ald gene encoding alanine dehydrogenase yields the protein MEIGVPKETKDQEFRVGLSPNSVRGLSDSGHAVFVETGAGVGAGFIDADYEQAGAKIVADAADAWNRSLVVKVKEPLAAEYQFLQKEQLLFTYLHLAANRALTEHLIDSGVTAIAYETVELPNRSLPLLTPMSIIAGRLSVQFGARYLERQQGGRGVLLGGVPGVRPGKVVILGGGVVGTEAAKMAIGLGAQVQILDISIERLAYLETLFGSRVELLYSNKPQIEAVVPDADLLVGAVLVPGRRAPILVDRALVARMSPGSVIVDVAVDQGGCIETLHPTSHTNPTYVEAGVVHYGVPNMPGAVPWTATQALNNSTFPYVIKLANQGIKALAADPSLEKGLNVQNHQLVHPAVREVFPDL from the coding sequence ATGGAAATTGGTGTACCAAAGGAAACTAAGGATCAAGAGTTTCGAGTAGGTCTAAGCCCGAATAGTGTGCGGGGATTATCTGATAGTGGTCATGCTGTTTTTGTGGAAACAGGGGCAGGTGTGGGCGCAGGCTTTATTGATGCAGACTATGAGCAAGCCGGAGCAAAGATTGTTGCTGATGCGGCAGATGCCTGGAATCGATCGTTGGTGGTTAAAGTCAAAGAACCCCTTGCGGCAGAATATCAATTTTTGCAAAAAGAACAGCTGCTTTTTACCTATCTCCATCTAGCAGCCAATCGGGCTCTTACCGAACACTTAATTGATTCTGGAGTGACCGCGATCGCCTACGAAACGGTAGAACTGCCCAACCGTTCTTTGCCTTTGCTGACGCCCATGAGCATTATTGCCGGACGGCTCTCAGTGCAGTTTGGAGCCAGATATTTAGAGCGGCAGCAAGGGGGGCGGGGGGTATTATTGGGAGGCGTGCCTGGGGTGCGTCCGGGGAAGGTTGTCATTCTGGGAGGTGGAGTCGTAGGAACGGAAGCCGCAAAAATGGCGATCGGGTTGGGGGCGCAGGTGCAAATTCTGGATATTAGCATCGAGCGATTGGCATATCTGGAAACCCTGTTTGGCTCCAGGGTGGAATTGCTTTATAGCAACAAGCCACAAATTGAGGCAGTTGTACCGGATGCAGATTTGCTTGTCGGGGCTGTGCTGGTTCCGGGTCGGAGAGCGCCGATTTTGGTCGATCGGGCTTTGGTCGCTCGCATGAGCCCAGGTTCAGTAATTGTCGATGTTGCAGTCGATCAGGGGGGCTGTATTGAAACACTGCATCCGACTTCGCACACCAACCCCACCTATGTTGAAGCAGGTGTTGTGCATTACGGTGTACCCAATATGCCGGGAGCGGTTCCCTGGACTGCAACACAAGCACTCAACAACAGCACCTTCCCTTATGTGATTAAGCTGGCAAACCAGGGCATCAAAGCACTTGCCGCTGATCCGAGCCTGGAAAAAGGCTTGAATGTTCAAAACCATCAGCTCGTTCATCCTGCAGTTCGAGAAGTATTTCCCGATTTATAA
- a CDS encoding succinate--CoA ligase subunit beta, producing MELLEYQAKELFRRVGIPVLPSQRINQLQDIKGLTIPYPVVLKSQVYTGGRGKAGGIKFVENTIDAIAAAQAIFHLPIMGKYPEVLLAEAKYDADREFYLAVVLDVSSRRPLLLGSQQGGIEIESKLDQLHQVVVDQEFSPFYARRLAIKMGLQGDLIQAVSAIVEKMYRLFAECDLDLVEINPLAVSPSGKLMALDGKVTVNDAALGRQASLFGLIDPFPGSSLPQTQTPSSVKLVELEGNIGLLCNGAGLTMATLDLLQRAKGKPAGFVDVGGEYRQNCQAMTFEERIQEGLELLIQKREVKVILVNLLGGILPSVDVANTISTHLERRTLHSHLPAIVLRLVGTDLERAKQSLAAIEVPVLESLDQAISQVVTLTKAKPT from the coding sequence ATGGAATTGCTAGAGTACCAGGCAAAAGAACTGTTTCGGCGGGTGGGCATTCCGGTCTTGCCTTCGCAGCGGATTAACCAGCTTCAAGACATTAAGGGGCTGACAATTCCTTATCCTGTAGTGCTGAAGTCGCAGGTTTATACGGGAGGACGAGGCAAGGCGGGCGGCATTAAATTTGTTGAAAATACGATCGATGCGATTGCTGCGGCACAGGCAATTTTTCATCTGCCGATTATGGGTAAATATCCAGAAGTGTTGCTGGCTGAAGCCAAATATGATGCCGATCGGGAGTTTTATCTGGCAGTGGTGCTGGATGTATCGTCGCGTCGTCCCTTGCTTTTAGGGTCGCAGCAGGGCGGCATTGAAATTGAGTCGAAGCTAGATCAACTGCATCAGGTGGTTGTGGATCAGGAGTTTTCCCCATTTTATGCCCGACGACTCGCGATCAAAATGGGCTTGCAAGGAGACTTAATTCAGGCGGTGAGTGCGATCGTTGAGAAAATGTATCGTTTGTTTGCGGAGTGTGACCTGGATTTGGTTGAAATCAATCCATTGGCAGTTAGCCCTAGCGGTAAGTTGATGGCGTTGGACGGTAAAGTGACAGTGAATGATGCAGCGTTGGGGCGGCAAGCGAGTCTTTTCGGTTTAATTGACCCTTTTCCAGGCTCATCTCTGCCTCAGACTCAGACTCCCTCCAGCGTTAAACTGGTTGAACTAGAAGGAAATATTGGTTTGTTGTGCAATGGGGCAGGGCTGACGATGGCAACGCTCGATTTGCTCCAGAGGGCGAAGGGCAAGCCTGCGGGGTTTGTGGATGTGGGTGGTGAGTATCGGCAAAACTGCCAGGCAATGACCTTCGAGGAGCGGATTCAAGAAGGACTAGAGTTGCTGATTCAAAAGCGAGAAGTAAAAGTAATTTTGGTCAATTTGCTGGGTGGCATTCTTCCTTCAGTTGATGTTGCTAATACGATTTCAACTCATTTAGAGCGACGCACTTTGCACAGCCATCTGCCTGCGATCGTCCTTCGCTTAGTGGGAACTGATCTCGAACGGGCAAAACAAAGTCTGGCGGCGATCGAAGTTCCTGTACTTGAGAGTCTGGATCAAGCGATTTCTCAAGTTGTGACATTGACGAAAGCCAAACCAACCTGA
- a CDS encoding CoA-binding protein has product MNFTANSRVLIQGITEPLGMVYTPLMQAYGTQVIAGVSPGAGGQTIGGVPTFDLVEQAIYHLGMVDTVVIFVPPYAVLDAALEAMAAEIRQLILITEGVPPLDMVRLLRKAEATETLVVGPNCPGIIVPGQILLGIHPSKFYKPGRVGLISRSGTLTYEIARELTQAGLGQSIAVGIGGDRILGSSLQQWLQILEEDDQTEAIVLVGEIGGDSEEVAAHYIAEVIDKPVVAYLAGYSAPKGQFIGHAGAIIASKIAGLGTDIGSAESKLAAFKRARIPVADRPSQIPELVKKVLNR; this is encoded by the coding sequence ATGAATTTTACAGCCAACAGTCGAGTTCTGATACAGGGTATTACCGAGCCGCTCGGCATGGTCTATACACCGCTGATGCAGGCTTATGGAACGCAGGTGATAGCGGGCGTCAGTCCGGGGGCAGGCGGGCAAACGATCGGCGGGGTTCCCACATTTGACCTGGTGGAGCAAGCGATTTATCACCTGGGCATGGTGGATACTGTCGTTATTTTTGTCCCTCCTTATGCGGTGCTTGATGCTGCCCTGGAAGCAATGGCGGCGGAGATTCGGCAACTGATTTTGATTACAGAAGGAGTGCCACCGCTAGACATGGTGCGACTGCTGCGAAAGGCGGAAGCAACAGAGACGCTGGTTGTGGGTCCCAACTGTCCAGGCATTATTGTTCCAGGACAAATTTTGTTAGGCATCCATCCTTCTAAGTTTTATAAGCCAGGGCGGGTTGGGCTAATTAGCCGCAGTGGAACGCTAACTTATGAGATTGCGCGTGAGTTGACGCAGGCTGGGCTCGGACAGTCGATCGCAGTGGGGATTGGGGGCGATCGAATCTTGGGTTCTTCGTTGCAGCAGTGGCTTCAAATTTTAGAGGAAGATGATCAGACTGAGGCGATCGTTTTAGTGGGTGAAATTGGGGGAGATAGTGAGGAAGTGGCAGCCCATTATATTGCTGAAGTGATTGATAAACCAGTAGTGGCATACCTTGCTGGATATAGCGCTCCTAAAGGACAATTTATTGGTCATGCTGGAGCAATTATTGCCTCAAAAATTGCTGGCTTAGGAACAGATATTGGTTCTGCTGAGAGCAAATTAGCTGCCTTTAAACGAGCCAGAATTCCTGTTGCCGATCGCCCTTCTCAAATTCCTGAATTGGTTAAGAAAGTATTGAACAGATAA
- a CDS encoding DUF2382 domain-containing protein encodes MALMKLKDFYPDYKDNHDSDADIENFSVYDQSNEKVGSVTDILVDDTDGRFRYLAVDTGFWIFGKKVLLPIGLANINHADHRIDVNGLTKDQIQDLPNFDDLEKVDYDYEEQVRGTYRPLATPAVDTTTAATTGAAMGGTTANVAGTMPAYDRDTYSYDRDAALYSTNDRNQSLRLYEERLIANKQRQKTGEVVVGKHIETEQAHVSVPVEKERVVVERTTPTNAVVSDIGNDAFREGEVARMEVYEETPDIRKETILREEVKVKKVVDRDTVNADETLRREELDLDTEGRPVIDKNL; translated from the coding sequence ATGGCATTGATGAAACTGAAGGATTTCTATCCTGACTATAAGGATAATCACGACAGTGATGCCGACATTGAAAATTTCAGCGTTTACGATCAGTCTAATGAAAAAGTTGGCAGCGTAACTGATATTTTGGTCGATGACACAGACGGACGTTTCCGTTATCTGGCAGTGGATACTGGCTTCTGGATTTTTGGTAAGAAAGTCCTGCTGCCGATTGGTCTCGCCAATATCAATCATGCGGATCACAGAATTGATGTAAATGGGTTAACGAAAGATCAAATTCAAGATCTTCCTAACTTTGACGATCTGGAAAAAGTTGATTACGACTACGAAGAGCAGGTACGCGGTACCTATCGTCCTCTAGCAACTCCTGCTGTAGACACAACGACTGCGGCGACCACAGGTGCAGCAATGGGTGGAACGACGGCAAATGTGGCTGGAACGATGCCTGCCTATGATCGTGATACTTATAGCTACGATCGCGATGCAGCACTCTATAGCACGAACGATCGCAACCAATCCTTGCGCCTCTATGAAGAGCGCCTAATTGCCAACAAGCAACGCCAGAAGACGGGTGAAGTGGTTGTTGGGAAGCACATTGAAACCGAACAGGCTCACGTATCGGTACCCGTTGAGAAAGAGCGAGTTGTCGTTGAGCGGACGACTCCGACCAATGCAGTTGTGTCTGATATCGGCAATGATGCCTTCCGTGAGGGCGAAGTTGCCCGGATGGAAGTCTACGAAGAGACACCCGATATCCGCAAAGAAACGATCCTTCGTGAAGAAGTGAAGGTAAAGAAAGTCGTCGACCGAGACACCGTGAACGCAGACGAAACGCTGCGCCGCGAAGAACTCGACCTCGACACTGAAGGTCGTCCTGTGATCGACAAAAACCTGTAA
- a CDS encoding FIST C-terminal domain-containing protein, with protein MMKWASALSTRPSLEAAVRDVVEQATQQLQAEADLAIVFISAAFASEYSRLMPLLQEQLSVPVLVGCSGGGVIGMNPSGEAQEVEGEAALNLTLAHLPGVKARAFHLSMDELPDLDSPPHTWVDLIGMSPQDEPQFILLAAPASSGINELLQGLDFAYPGAVKVGGLASVSLSSGGSGLFCNYDRYDEGIVGVALSGNIVMETIVAQGCRPIGETYSIVEAERNIVLKLEQAEETGATLTRTPLDVLQSLLQTLSEEDRDLAQHSLFVGVAQTAFKQTLEQGDFLIRNLLGVDPRTGAIAVGDRVRPGQRIQFHLRDAKTSADDLQMLLARYQAQTQSNQTASPTGAFMFSCMGRGEGLYDQPNFDSQLFNRYLHIPLSGFFCNGEIGPVGETTFLHGYTSVFGICRQSNQD; from the coding sequence ATGATGAAGTGGGCTAGCGCCTTATCAACCCGCCCTTCTCTGGAGGCAGCCGTCCGAGATGTGGTAGAGCAAGCAACGCAGCAGCTTCAGGCTGAGGCTGATTTGGCGATCGTCTTTATTTCGGCAGCGTTTGCCAGTGAATATTCGCGGTTGATGCCTTTACTACAAGAGCAGTTGTCTGTGCCTGTGTTAGTTGGCTGTAGCGGCGGCGGCGTTATTGGCATGAACCCGTCCGGTGAGGCACAGGAAGTGGAGGGAGAAGCAGCGCTCAATCTGACATTGGCACATTTACCGGGGGTCAAAGCCCGGGCATTTCATCTGTCGATGGATGAACTCCCTGATCTAGATAGTCCGCCTCATACCTGGGTGGATTTGATTGGGATGTCGCCTCAAGATGAACCACAGTTTATTTTGCTGGCAGCTCCGGCTTCTTCCGGCATCAATGAACTGCTGCAAGGCTTAGATTTTGCCTATCCCGGAGCCGTCAAAGTAGGCGGATTGGCAAGCGTTAGCTTGTCCTCCGGCGGCAGTGGCTTATTCTGCAACTATGATCGCTACGACGAGGGCATTGTTGGGGTTGCTTTAAGCGGCAATATTGTCATGGAAACGATCGTGGCACAGGGCTGTCGTCCGATCGGGGAAACCTACAGCATCGTTGAAGCAGAACGCAATATTGTTCTCAAGCTGGAACAGGCTGAAGAAACTGGGGCGACGCTTACCCGTACCCCGCTAGACGTTTTGCAATCGCTGCTGCAAACGCTGAGCGAGGAAGACCGCGATCTAGCACAGCACTCACTCTTCGTTGGAGTTGCCCAAACTGCCTTTAAGCAAACGCTGGAACAGGGCGATTTTTTGATTCGCAATCTGTTAGGCGTTGATCCTCGCACCGGAGCCATTGCTGTAGGCGATCGAGTCCGGCCGGGTCAGCGCATTCAGTTTCACTTGCGCGATGCCAAAACCTCAGCCGACGATTTGCAAATGCTGCTGGCTCGCTACCAGGCTCAGACTCAGAGCAACCAAACCGCTTCTCCGACTGGCGCATTCATGTTTTCCTGTATGGGTCGTGGTGAAGGGCTGTACGACCAACCAAACTTCGACTCCCAACTCTTCAATCGCTATTTGCATATTCCGCTCAGCGGCTTCTTCTGTAACGGTGAGATTGGTCCTGTCGGTGAAACAACCTTCCTGCACGGCTACACCTCTGTTTTTGGGATTTGTCGGCAGAGTAATCAAGATTAG